Proteins encoded in a region of the Tepidibacillus fermentans genome:
- a CDS encoding imm11 family protein, translating to MRFYKLLMDDSDDRDVVAYCIDTKGFEQYELSEGKYIHNWNSEITFYFDPKEGERLTDYLANNLGWFIVSERFKAILEEVDDGIQYLPINVVNKGENKILKGFSVANILNVVDALNLENSDYSVFELDGESIYSIKKYALCKEAIQSKHIIKLKGDEIPIFISEELRELIEKNNITGCDFLEVKVI from the coding sequence ATGAGATTTTATAAGTTGCTAATGGATGATAGTGATGATAGAGATGTAGTAGCATACTGTATAGATACAAAGGGATTTGAACAATATGAATTATCGGAAGGTAAGTATATTCATAATTGGAATAGCGAAATCACCTTTTACTTTGACCCTAAAGAAGGAGAAAGATTAACAGATTATTTAGCAAACAATTTAGGGTGGTTTATAGTTTCTGAAAGATTTAAAGCGATTTTAGAGGAAGTAGATGATGGTATACAATATCTGCCTATAAATGTAGTGAATAAAGGTGAAAACAAAATTTTAAAAGGTTTTTCGGTAGCTAACATTTTGAATGTTGTTGATGCATTAAACTTAGAAAATTCAGATTATAGTGTGTTTGAACTTGATGGTGAAAGTATATATAGTATAAAAAAATATGCTTTATGTAAGGAGGCGATACAATCAAAGCATATTATTAAACTCAAGGGTGATGAAATTCCAATATTCATATCAGAAGAACTTAGAGAATTAATAGAGAAAAATAATATAACAGGATGTGACTTTTTAGAAGTTAAAGTAATCTAA
- a CDS encoding AHH domain-containing protein, producing the protein MAGVGMFTGGAGKTALKGLKFGYKFAKTPKLGISRKGNAGLLKLDLQFFASKGTGKPLQKHHYATNKSKKYTPQIEAITKKYGLDLDDVWNIELLPHQGRHPNAYHEYVLSNIRTFDKIAKGDKRKFLRLFEQLKQEIRKNPEMLYKDYWRKK; encoded by the coding sequence ATGGCGGGAGTAGGGATGTTTACCGGCGGAGCAGGAAAAACAGCCTTAAAAGGATTAAAATTTGGATATAAATTTGCCAAGACACCAAAGTTAGGGATTAGTAGAAAGGGTAATGCGGGTCTATTAAAATTAGACTTACAGTTCTTTGCTTCTAAGGGTACGGGTAAACCTTTACAAAAACATCATTATGCTACAAATAAAAGTAAAAAATATACTCCACAAATAGAGGCTATAACGAAAAAATATGGACTAGATTTGGATGACGTTTGGAATATAGAATTACTACCTCATCAGGGAAGACATCCAAATGCTTATCACGAGTATGTGTTAAGCAATATTAGAACTTTTGATAAAATAGCTAAGGGGGATAAAAGGAAATTTTTAAGATTATTCGAACAATTAAAACAGGAAATTAGAAAGAACCCGGAGATGCTTTATAAAGATTATTGGAGGAAGAAATAA
- a CDS encoding peptidoglycan-binding domain-containing protein, translating to MDPTGRQAESSNWTGQILKRGDEGPFVSDLQTMLKNVGFSPGPIDGNFGPLTEGAVIDFQRYAHITVDGIAGPQTYRALVKYGGLGGSTGGESGRQEVTPPPPTKEEIIAMRSSYFRSVAGVRQPYDVQNNVTVQSRYVYHQSTPSRYGFDFKAGYSLKKLPKWKKFRLPSSKFMA from the coding sequence ATTGACCCGACAGGCCGACAAGCAGAATCAAGCAATTGGACAGGACAAATATTAAAACGTGGTGATGAAGGACCGTTTGTTTCGGACCTACAAACCATGTTGAAGAACGTTGGATTTTCTCCAGGCCCCATTGACGGAAACTTTGGTCCGTTAACCGAAGGGGCAGTCATCGACTTTCAAAGATATGCCCATATCACGGTGGATGGCATCGCAGGACCGCAAACCTATAGGGCATTAGTAAAATATGGGGGCCTTGGAGGAAGTACAGGAGGCGAAAGTGGTCGTCAAGAAGTGACGCCACCCCCTCCGACAAAAGAAGAAATCATCGCCATGAGAAGCAGCTATTTTCGATCGGTAGCCGGTGTAAGACAGCCATATGATGTTCAAAATAACGTAACCGTCCAAAGCCGGTATGTTTATCATCAATCAACGCCATCAAGGTATGGATTTGACTTTAAAGCAGGCTACTCTTTGAAGAAACTGCCGAAATGGAAAAAGTTCCGACTGCCATCCTCGAAGTTCATGGCATAA